The region GGGGCGGTCCAGCCCGTCGACGGGCCCGGGGACCAGCCTACCGACAAGCCCGCCGACCAGGGAAGTTCCAGGAGTTCGAGCTCGGTGCCGCGCTCCGCGCCGCCGGGCGGGACGACGGCCAGCGCATCCGCGGCGGCGATACCGCGCAGCATGGCCGGTCCATGGAAGCGCAGCGGCATCGCCATCAGACCGTGCCGGTCGTCCTCGCGGTAGGTCACCGGGACGATCCGGGTGTCCTGCGGATGCCCGTGGACGGGGGCGGCCAGCGGCGCACGGAACGGCGCGCCGGGAGGGCGGGCGGCGAGCGTACGGAGCAGTGGTTCGGCGAGCGTGACCAGGCCGGAGACGGCGGCGAGCGGGTTGCCGGGCAGGCCGACGAGATGCCGGTGCGGGGCCAGGCGGGCCAGCAGCATGGGGTGGCCGGGGCGTACCGCGACGCCGTCGACCAGCACCTCGGCCCCCAGCCGGCGCAGGGTGGGGTGCACATGGTCGACGGGGCCCGAGGCGGTACCGCCGGTGGTGATCACCACGTCGGCGGTGGATTGGGCAATGGCGGCGTACAGGGTGTCGGCGTCGTCGGCGAGACGGCGCGGCGCGGCCGCTTCGACGCCCAGCGCATGCAGCCACGGCGCGAGCAGCGGGCCGAGCGCATCCCGGATCCGGCCCTCCTGGGGCAGACCGTGGTCCAGCAGTTCATCGCCCAGGACAAGGACTTCGGCGCGGGGCCGGGGGTACGCAGTCAGCTCGTCGTAGCCGGCGGCGGCGGCCAGGCCGAGGACGGCGGGGGTCACCAGGGCACCGGCGGGCAGCAACTGGTCGCCGCGCCGGCACTCCTGGCCCCGCGGGCGGATGTCCTGACCGGGCGGCGCGGGCCGCGGGGCGTACAGCCGTCGTCCGCCGTCACTCAGCTCACGGACCTCGCCGTGCTCGCTGCGCAGCACGGCGGTGGCACCGG is a window of Streptomyces caniferus DNA encoding:
- a CDS encoding molybdopterin molybdotransferase MoeA, which encodes MTYGEFDDDFGEEPDGMVGRTRSEAAGEASGDPFEEALALANATAPVRGRPAAEGGAEPLTVRVPHATRETAAAHSSTTGGGGDIPYTPDDPFSLDDPAASGNSTWRSSRPSCSSNSSRSSGPDRSSDPAGRESPETLEGPAAPTGPGHHPTVAAGALPWHTAREIAERAVPGPPAPETSALGDALGRTLAAPLAALTDLPSFDTSAMDGWAVSGPGPWRLDHPSGTAEDGAPPGILAGHSPAEVLRDGHAIPIATGARVPSGATAVLRSEHGEVRELSDGGRRLYAPRPAPPGQDIRPRGQECRRGDQLLPAGALVTPAVLGLAAAAGYDELTAYPRPRAEVLVLGDELLDHGLPQEGRIRDALGPLLAPWLHALGVEAAAPRRLADDADTLYAAIAQSTADVVITTGGTASGPVDHVHPTLRRLGAEVLVDGVAVRPGHPMLLARLAPHRHLVGLPGNPLAAVSGLVTLAEPLLRTLAARPPGAPFRAPLAAPVHGHPQDTRIVPVTYREDDRHGLMAMPLRFHGPAMLRGIAAADALAVVPPGGAERGTELELLELPWSAGLSVGWSPGPSTGWTAPGSA